DNA from Roseomonas gilardii subsp. gilardii:
TGGACCGGCGAGGACCGCGACAGCGAGAAGCCCGTGCTGGAAAGCCTGGAGGCCGGGGCGAAGGATCTGCGCAGGCTGGTGGCGCATCCCGATCGTGGCGGCCGCTTCGCCCGGGCCCTGCTGCTCGACACGCTGTCCTATGCCGCCGCGCTGGTGGGTGAGATCGCGGATGACGTGGATGCCGTCGATACGGCGATGCGGCTCGGCTACAACTGGAAATATGGGCCCTTCGAGCTGATCGACCGGCTCGGCCCCGGCTGGCTCGCCCAGGCGCTGCGGGAGGATGGACGCCCGGTGCCACCGCTGCTGGAACGGGCCGGGGAGCGGAGCTTCTACCGCACCGAGGAGGGCGTTCTGCAGTTCCTCGGCCTGGATGGCGAATACCATCCCGTGCCGCGCCCCAGGGGGTGCTGCTGCTGGCCGACATCAAGCGCCGCTCGAAGCCGCTGCTGCGCAACGGCTCGGCCAGCCTCTGGGATATCGGCGACGGCGCCGCCTGCCTGGAATTCCACACCAAGATGAATGCGCTGGACCCGGAGGTCATGGCGCTGATCGGCAAGGCCATCGCGCTGGGGAAGAAGGGCGGCTTCCGCGCGCTGGTGATCCACAACGAGGGCACGCATTTCTCCGCCGGCGCCAATCTCGGCCTCGCCCTCTTCGCCGCGAACATCGCCGCCTGGGGCGAGATCGAATCCCTCATCGAACTGGGGCAGAAGACCTATCGCGCGCTGCGCGACGCGCCCTTCCCCGTGGTCGGCGCGCCGTCCGGCATGGCGCTCGGCGGCGGCTGCGAGATCCTGCTCCATTGCGACGCGGTGCAGGCGCATGCGGAAAGCTATATCGGGCTCGTCGAGGTCGGCGTCGGGCTGATCCCCGGCTGGGGCGGCTGCGCCAATCTGCTGCGCCGCTGGCAGGAAGCGCCGGGCCTGCCACATGGGCCGATGCCGCCACTGGCCCGGGCCTTCGAGATGATCTCCACCGCCCAGGTGGCGAAATCCGCCTTCGAGGCGAAGGAGTTGCGCCTGCTGCGGCCGGAGGACGGCATCACCATGAACCGTGACCGCCTGCTGGCCGAGGCCAGGGAAAGGGCGCTGGCCATGGTGGCGGGCTACCAGCCGCCGCAGGTGGCACCGCTGCGCCTGGCCGGGCCATCCGGCCGGGCCGCGCTGGACCTGGCGGTGCGCGGCGCGGCGCAGACCGGCAAGGCGACGCCGCATGACGAGGTGGTCTGCGCGCATCTCGCCGACACGCTCACCGGCGGCGAGGGCGCGGACTACACCGAGGAAGTATCGGAGGACCGCGTGCTGTCCCTCGAACGGAAGCACTTCATGGCCCTGCTGCGCCACCCCGCCAGCCTCGCCCGGGTCGAGCACATGCTCGAAACCGGGAAGCCGCTGCGGAACTGATGCCCGGCTCCGCCCGTTGCCGCCGACGGCGCGAACCAGCGAATGGGAGGTCCAGGAACCCTGGGTTCCTGGCGGATGGGGACCGGGGAAGGCGGCGCCTTCCCCGGTCCCCGGCCTGAACGGAGAGAGGAACGGACATGCCGAGCTACAAGGCACCGCTGCGGGACATGCGCTTCCTGCTCAGCGAGATCATGGCGATGGACCGGCTGCGGGCGCTGCCGGGCTGCGAGGAGATGCAGCCGGACCTGATCGACCCGGTGCTGGAGGAGGCGGCAAAGCTTTGCGAAGAGGTGCTGTTCCCGATCAACCGGCCGGGCGACGAGGAAGGCTGCCATTACGAGAATGGCGTGGTGCGCACGCCGAAAGGCTTCCGCGAGGCCTATGACGCCTTCCGCGCGGGCGGCTGGACGGCGATGGCCTGCGACCCGGCCTATGGCGGCCAAGGGCTTCCGCGCACGGTCTCGCTGCTGTTCGAGGAGATGATCTGCTCCGCCAACCTCGCCTTCAGCCTCTATCCCGGCCTGTCGCACGGCGCCTACACGGCGCTGCACACGCATGGCACGGCGGAGATGAAGGCGCTCTATCTGCCGAAGCTGGTCTCCGGCGAATGGAGCGGCACGATGTGCCTGACGGAGCCGCATTGCGGCACCGATCTCGGCCTGATCCGCACCAGGGCTTTGCCGGCGGAGGACGGGACCTATCGCCTCAGCGGCACCAAGATCTTCATCTCCGCGGGTGAGCACGACCTGACGGAGAACATCGTGCATTTCGTGCTGGCCAAGCTGCCGGACGCGCCGCCGGGGGTGAAGGGCATCAGCATGTTCCTGGTGCCGAAATTCCTGCCGGACGAAAACGGCCGCGCGGGGCCGCGCAACGGTGTCTCCTGCGCCTCCATCGAGCACAAGATGGGCATCAAGGCCTCCGCCACCTGCGTGATGAACTTCGACGGGGCGAAGGCCTGGCTGCTCGGCACGCCGCACAAGGGGCTGCGCACCATGTTCACCATGATGAACGAGGAGCGGCTGTCCGTCGGCATCCAGGGGCTGGGCATCGCCGAGGTCAGCTACCAGAACGCCGTGGCCTATGCGCGCGAACGCCTCCAGGGCCGGGCGCTGGGCGGCGCGAAATACCCGGACAAGCCGGCCGACCCGATCCTGGTGCATCCGGATGTGCGGCGCATGCTGCTCACCATGCGCGCCTATGCCGAAGGATGCCGCGCGCTGGGCGTGGCCGTGGCGTTCCAGCACGACATCGCCACGCGCCATCCGGAGCCGGAGGAGCGGCTGGCCGCCGAGGACTATGTCGCGCTGATGACGCCGGTCGTGAAGGCGCTCTTCACCGATCTCGGCACGCTCTGCGCCAATCACGGCATGCAGGTGATGGGCGGGCACGGCTATATCCGCGAATGGGGCATGGAGCAGTATGCCCGTGACGCCCGCATCGCGCAGATCTACGAGGGCACCAACGGCATCCAGGCGCTGGACCTCGCCGGGCG
Protein-coding regions in this window:
- a CDS encoding enoyl-CoA hydratase/isomerase family protein; the encoded protein is MLLLADIKRRSKPLLRNGSASLWDIGDGAACLEFHTKMNALDPEVMALIGKAIALGKKGGFRALVIHNEGTHFSAGANLGLALFAANIAAWGEIESLIELGQKTYRALRDAPFPVVGAPSGMALGGGCEILLHCDAVQAHAESYIGLVEVGVGLIPGWGGCANLLRRWQEAPGLPHGPMPPLARAFEMISTAQVAKSAFEAKELRLLRPEDGITMNRDRLLAEARERALAMVAGYQPPQVAPLRLAGPSGRAALDLAVRGAAQTGKATPHDEVVCAHLADTLTGGEGADYTEEVSEDRVLSLERKHFMALLRHPASLARVEHMLETGKPLRN
- a CDS encoding acyl-CoA dehydrogenase C-terminal domain-containing protein, with the translated sequence MPSYKAPLRDMRFLLSEIMAMDRLRALPGCEEMQPDLIDPVLEEAAKLCEEVLFPINRPGDEEGCHYENGVVRTPKGFREAYDAFRAGGWTAMACDPAYGGQGLPRTVSLLFEEMICSANLAFSLYPGLSHGAYTALHTHGTAEMKALYLPKLVSGEWSGTMCLTEPHCGTDLGLIRTRALPAEDGTYRLSGTKIFISAGEHDLTENIVHFVLAKLPDAPPGVKGISMFLVPKFLPDENGRAGPRNGVSCASIEHKMGIKASATCVMNFDGAKAWLLGTPHKGLRTMFTMMNEERLSVGIQGLGIAEVSYQNAVAYARERLQGRALGGAKYPDKPADPILVHPDVRRMLLTMRAYAEGCRALGVAVAFQHDIATRHPEPEERLAAEDYVALMTPVVKALFTDLGTLCANHGMQVMGGHGYIREWGMEQYARDARIAQIYEGTNGIQALDLAGRKMPAHAGRYLRRFFHPVLGFIERHEEDERMGEFILPLSKAFGRLQQCTAELARRGLSDPTEIGAGATDYLRLFGLTALAHQWALMAEAALRGDGGETPEFYAAKLATARFFMQRLLPETGALASAILAGGASMMAFDDAAF